The Staphylococcus sp. KG4-3 genome has a window encoding:
- a CDS encoding ATP-binding cassette domain-containing protein yields MLELKNVSYHVDNRDIINDISLKIEEGDTIAIVGPSGSGKSTLMRLINNLISPTEGEIYLNGKPYEQIDPETLRMKISYLLQESDLFDRTIGENLAFPAEVHNDKFDRKRAKYLLKSVGLGHYNFNTRIDHLSGGERQRITIARQLMYKPQMLLLDEATSALDEQNSEKIEKLIFNMAKEGVSILWITHSNEQSSRHFKKRIKVVEGRIAQEDDLS; encoded by the coding sequence ATGTTAGAACTGAAAAATGTTTCATATCATGTTGATAACCGTGACATCATCAACGATATTTCTTTGAAAATTGAGGAAGGGGATACTATTGCGATTGTAGGACCTTCAGGAAGCGGGAAAAGTACATTAATGAGATTGATTAATAATTTAATTAGTCCGACAGAAGGGGAAATATATTTAAATGGTAAGCCTTATGAGCAGATTGATCCAGAAACATTGCGTATGAAAATTAGTTATCTATTACAAGAGAGTGACTTGTTTGATAGAACTATAGGAGAGAATTTAGCCTTTCCAGCAGAAGTACACAATGATAAATTTGATCGCAAAAGAGCAAAATATTTATTGAAATCTGTTGGTTTGGGTCATTACAATTTCAATACTAGAATAGATCATTTATCCGGTGGGGAAAGACAGAGAATAACCATAGCAAGGCAGTTAATGTACAAACCACAGATGCTATTATTAGATGAAGCGACTAGTGCACTAGACGAGCAAAATAGTGAAAAAATTGAAAAACTAATTTTTAATATGGCCAAAGAAGGTGTCTCTATTTTATGGATTACTCATAGTAATGAACAAAGTAGTAGGCACTTTAAGAAAAGAATTAAAGTCGTTGAAGGTCGAATTGCACAGGAGGATGATTTATCATGA
- a CDS encoding CPBP family intramembrane glutamic endopeptidase — protein MDEELTLKRTKQFQEKNQWQSKHIVKRDFWLIPFYILFNQVVPLIVLAVIFGVFLLFNIKNEVAGNDYKIISTIISEIIILLSFYLIHKNHRLVPIAIERFKKGQKYLLIILLTYMVSLVLITGYEWITDFLPESLQYGETQNQMLLEELFDNNWMLPLLFIDIVILTSFIEELLFRHLIIHELGKKITYGFATVLSVILFASVHVLGATSPFEIGSYIIIGASLAFVYLKSGMNLAVSIILHSLNNFISFLTIVILK, from the coding sequence ATGGATGAAGAATTAACTTTAAAAAGAACGAAACAATTTCAAGAAAAAAACCAATGGCAAAGTAAGCATATTGTGAAAAGAGATTTCTGGCTTATTCCTTTTTATATACTATTCAATCAAGTTGTACCTTTAATTGTCTTAGCTGTAATATTTGGAGTTTTCTTGTTATTTAATATTAAAAATGAAGTAGCAGGCAATGATTACAAGATTATAAGTACAATAATCTCTGAAATTATTATTTTGTTAAGTTTTTATTTAATACATAAGAACCATCGATTAGTACCGATTGCGATAGAGCGTTTTAAGAAAGGTCAAAAATATTTATTAATAATTTTGCTAACTTATATGGTTTCACTAGTATTGATTACTGGATATGAATGGATCACAGATTTTTTGCCTGAATCTCTTCAATATGGAGAAACTCAGAATCAAATGTTATTAGAAGAACTGTTTGATAATAATTGGATGCTTCCATTGCTGTTTATAGATATCGTCATTTTGACCTCTTTTATTGAAGAATTATTATTTAGGCACTTAATTATTCATGAATTAGGTAAAAAAATTACCTATGGTTTTGCTACAGTTCTGTCAGTCATTCTTTTCGCGAGTGTACATGTTCTAGGTGCCACTTCGCCTTTTGAAATAGGAAGTTATATTATAATTGGTGCAAGTTTAGCCTTTGTTTATCTAAAAAGTGGTATGAATTTAGCTGTTTCTATCATATTGCACAGTTTAAATAATTTCATATCATTTTTAACAATTGTTATTTTAAAATAA